A genome region from Festucalex cinctus isolate MCC-2025b chromosome 17, RoL_Fcin_1.0, whole genome shotgun sequence includes the following:
- the atoh1c gene encoding uncharacterized protein atoh1c — protein sequence MPPRRSLLTPFLSLFPDHTERPEAEDEPGRPPWPPCAISRPQPEQRRMMRRLAANARERRRMLGLNVAFERLRGVIPRLRGDRKLSKSETLQMAQIYIATLSDLLLQGKGATTEEEEEEEEANGGEEGTCGGRTLRASGPPHNDIRN from the coding sequence ATGCCTCCGCGCAGAAGCCTCCTGACGCCTTTCTTGTCGCTCTTCCCCGACCACACGGAGCGCCCGGAAGCCGAGGACGAGCCCGGCCGCCCCCCCTGGCCCCCGTGCGCCATCTCGCGTCCGCAGCCGGAGCAGCGGCGCATGATGAGGCGGCTGGCCGCCAACGCCCGCGAGCGGCGCCGGATGCTGGGCCTCAACGTGGCCTTCGAGCGTCTGCGCGGTGTCATCCCGCGGCTGCGCGGCGACCGCAAGCTGTCCAAGTCGGAGACGCTGCAGATGGCGCAGATCTACATCGCCACGCTCAGCGATTTGCTTCTGCAAGGGAAAGGAGCGAcgacggaggaggaggaggaagaggaggaggcgaACGGGGGCGAGGAGGGCACCTGCGGCGGGCGAACTCTGCGAGCAAGCGGCCCGCCGCATAATGACATTCGGAATTGA